In Malania oleifera isolate guangnan ecotype guangnan chromosome 8, ASM2987363v1, whole genome shotgun sequence, a single window of DNA contains:
- the LOC131162785 gene encoding uncharacterized protein LOC131162785: MEKIQTVLHCTDEQRVLYATYRLIGEAERWWSAVRLLEEQSLVLVTLTWSWFTKLFFDQYIPATTREEKVEEFLNLTQRHWIVQQYAAKFIELSRFAPYIVYDEAKKTGPPWWKQASIGVLRCRTKGRDPHLLDLRWVLAEAHGGEVDTAEDRGRKWGVVRCMASRLISFALITVKDTWESVECRVGRNVCYQCGGPSHLARHCHAQWSNALVPRPFQGNIQVPRGGQQRNITLTRVYALIPRDAKAAGDVVTGTFNTLLIKAIVLFDSRATHSFMSMGYVKLCRVETQLLDIELSVATPTGSLVGCRRVLKGYPVDI; encoded by the exons atggaaaagatacagACTGTACtacactgcaccgatgagcagagagtattatatgccacctacagactgataGGGGAGGCTGAACGTTGGTGGTCTGCTGTGAGACTCCTGGAGGAGCAGAGTCTGGTACTTGTAACTCTGACCTGGAGCTGGTTTACAAAGTTATTCTTCGATCAATATATTCCTGCCACCACTAGAGAAGAAAAGGTAGAGGAATTCTTGAACCTGACCCAGAGGCATTGGATAGTCcaacaatatgcagcaaaatttATTGAACTGTCCCGTTTTGCCCCGTACATTGTTtatgatgaggcaaagaag ACAGGGCCACCGTGGTGGAAGCAAGCAAGCATAGGGGTGCTGAGGTGTAGGACCAaaggaagagatccacacctCCTGGATCTCAGGTGGGTTCTAGCCGAGGCCCATGGAGGAGAGGTGGATACAGCAGAGGATAGAGGTAGGAAATGGGGAGTCGTGAGATGCATGGCGAGTAGACTTATCTCGTTTGCCCTGATTACGGTAAAAGACAcatgggagagtgtcgagtgtcgagtggggagaaaTGTTTGCTACCAATGTGGTGGACCGAGTCATTTGGCACGACATTGTCATGCACAATGGAGTAATGCTCTCGTTCCCAGACCATTCCAAGGAAATATCCAGGTGCCCCgaggaggccagcaaaggaacatAACCCTGACGAGAGTTTATGCGTTAATACCAAGAGATGCTAAGGCAGCTGGCGATGTAGTGACAGGCACATTTAATACGCTTTTAATTAAAGCTATTGTTCTATTTGATTcaagggccacacactcgttcatgtctatGGGCTACGTTAAATTATGTAGGGTAGAAACTCAACTATTAGATATCGAgttatcagtagctacaccaacAGGATCACTAGTGGGGTGTCGAAGGGTACTCAAAGGCTAtccagttgatatttag
- the LOC131163065 gene encoding subtilisin-like protease SBT3, whose protein sequence is MAAHIPLHVWLLISITAATLCVITQSQTYIVHMDLSAMPKAFSNHHSWYLSTINSVSDQTKFTTSSGSSSSSKLLYSYNHAIRGFSAILSPSELNALKKTPGYISSTRDLQVTVDTTHSFKFLGLNPHIGAWPASNFGKDAIIGLVDSGVWPENESFNDDGMTEVPSRWKGECESGVQFNSSMCNRKLIGARFFNKGVMAQFPNITILMNSTRDTDGHGTHTSSTAAGNYAAGAAFDCGYAKGTARGVAPRARVAMYKAIWDVGAYTSDIIAAVDQALIDGVDVLSLSFGFNNVTLYDDPIAIATFAAMEKGVFVSTSAGNDGPTTRSLHNGSPWVLTVAAGTVDRTFSGTVILGNGVSVTGSSLYPGNSMATPVPVILMGTCNNAAELKKVGYKLVVCKDNDGFLSERIENVAEAGVAGGIFISYNPNLNDYITTSFPATFVSPQIGKIITHYVESGSDPKARIEFRATILGTKPAPLVAPYSSRGPSPTCPAVLKPDIMAPGDLILASWPSNRPVGYNNSMPIFGNFNLLSGTSMAAPHAAGTAALLKDVHPEWSPAAIRSAIMTTSDSLDNTFQTIKDNGNYQNPATPLAMGSGHINPNKALDPGLIYDANREDYVNLICALNYNTMQIQTIIRSSNFSCVNASLDLNYPSFIAFFTGNDSTSSLTSTKAQKFYRTVTNVGNGACSYRANLTSVDGFRVTVVPEKLNFRKKFDKQRFMLSIEGPKVMKETLAYGFLSWVDYEGKYVVRSPIVAVGKL, encoded by the coding sequence ATGGCTGCTCATATTCCCTTGCATGTATGGCTTCTGATCTCCATCACAGCTGCCACACTATGCGTCATCACACAATCCCAAACTTACATTGTGCACATGGACTTATCCGCCATGCCCAAAGCCTTCTCCAATCACCATAGCTGGTATTTGTCCACTATTAACTCTGTATCAGATCAAACCAAATTTACCACTTCTTCtggatcttcttcttcttcaaagcTTCTCTATAGTTATAACCACGCTATTCGTGGGTTCAGTGCCATTTTATCCCCTAGTGAGCTCAATGCCCTTAAAAAAACTCCGGGTTATATTTCATCTACCAGAGATTTGCAGGTTACAGTCGACACAACCCATTCGTTTAAATTCCTTGGCCTAAACCCCCACATCGGCGCATGGCCGGCGTCGAATTTTGGCAAAGATGCCATAATCGGACTAGTCGATTCCGGAGTTTGGCCGGAGAACGAGAGCTTTAACGACGACGGCATGACCGAAGTCCCATCGAGATGGAAAGGAGAGTGCGAGAGCGGCGTCCAATTCAATTCCTCAATGTGCAACAGAAAGCTCATCGGAGCTCGGTTCTTCAACAAAGGCGTAATGGCACAATTCCCTAACATAACCATTCTTATGAACTCAACACGCGACACCGACGGCCATGGCACGCACACCTCCTCCACCGCCGCAGGCAATTACGCCGCCGGAGCTGCTTTTGACTGTGGCTATGCCAAAGGCACGGCCCGAGGAGTGGCGCCGCGGGCTCGGGTCGCTATGTACAAGGCAATCTGGGACGTGGGAGCGTATACGTCCGACATCATCGCGGCAGTCGATCAGGCCCTGATCGACGGCGTCGATGTTCTGTCCTTGTCGTTTGGCTTTAACAACGTCACCTTGTACGACGACCCCATCGCCATAGCCACCTTTGCGGCCATGGAGAAGGGCGTGTTTGTCTCCACCTCGGCGGGAAACGACGGGCCTACAACTCGAAGTCTGCACAACGGATCGCCGTGGGTGCTCACAGTCGCAGCCGGAACTGTCGACCGGACGTTCTCCGGGACAGTGATTCTCGGCAACGGAGTGTCGGTCACGGGATCTTCTTTATACCCAGGGAATTCGATGGCAACTCCAGTGCCGGTTATCTTAATGGGGACGTGTAATAACGCAGCGGAATTGAAGAAAGTTGGGTACAAGCTCGTTGTGTGCAAAGACAACGATGGCTTCTTGAGCGAGAGAATAGAAAATGTCGCAGAGGCAGGGGTCGCCGGCGGCATCTTTATCTCGTACAACCCCAACTTGAATGACTACATTACAACCTCATTTCCGGCAACGTTTGTGAGTCCTCAGATTGGAAAAATCATCACGCACTACGTGGAGAGCGGGTCTGACCCAAAAGCGAGAATCGAGTTTAGAGCAACGATTCTCGGCACAAAACCTGCGCCACTCGTCGCACCATACAGCTCGAGGGGGCCGTCACCGACTTGCCCGGCAGTTCTTAAGCCCGACATTATGGCTCCCGGCGACCTAATCTTAGCTTCGTGGCCTTCGAATCGTCCGGTGGGCTACAATAACTCGATGCCAATCTTCGGCAACTTTAATCTCCTGTCGGGAACATCAATGGCAGCCCCGCACGCCGCCGGCACGGCGGCGCTGCTGAAGGATGTGCACCCAGAATGGAGTCCCGCCGCCATCCGATCCGCAATAATGACCACATCGGATTCATTAGATAACACTTTCCAGACTATCAAAGATAACGGAAATTATCAGAATCCAGCCACTCCTCTGGCAATGGGGTCGGGACACATCAATCCCAATAAGGCTTTGGACCCGGGGTTGATTTACGATGCGAATCGCGAAGATTACGTGAATCTGATTTGCGCATTGAATTATAATACGATGCAAATCCAGACAATCATAAGATCCTCTAATTTCAGCTGCGTAAACGCATCTCTCGACCTCAATTACCCTTCTTTCATCGCCTTCTTTACTGGGAATGACTCGACCAGCTCCCTGACTTCTACAAAAGCGCAAAAATTTTACAGAACGGTGACCAATGTAGGGAATGGAGCGTGCAGCTATCGGGCGAACTTGACATCGGTGGACGGATTTCGAGTCACCGTTGTACCGGAGAAGttgaattttagaaaaaaattcgACAAACAAAGGTTCATGCTGAGCATAGAAGGGCCGAAAGTGATGAAAGAAACCTTAGCTTATGGATTTCTGAGTTGGGTCGATTATGAAGGTAAATATGTGGTGAGAAGTCCCATAGTGGCTGTGGGGAAGCTATAG